From Streptomyces sp. NBC_00370, a single genomic window includes:
- a CDS encoding DUF7873 family protein, whose amino-acid sequence MPKLNQIIAVEKGVKSKALQELTQAHQDVQKPALLAGISRTYQPKDEEGEQLPPESTRVQIKAEDALRATAGTLTRLFDVTATKDWANRSAVADVVVDGTVLLPQVPVPYLLFLEKQLTDLHTFVRKLPVLDASESWNLDPSTDSWKTDPVRTIRTKKVPRNHVKAEATEKHPAQVEVYYEDVPVGYWTTVKFSGALPARRVNELLDRVEKLQQSVKFAREEANSTEVTDQRVGDAVFGYLFR is encoded by the coding sequence GTGCCGAAGCTGAATCAGATCATCGCAGTCGAAAAGGGCGTCAAGTCCAAGGCCCTCCAAGAGCTCACCCAGGCTCACCAGGACGTGCAGAAGCCCGCCCTGCTGGCCGGCATCTCCCGGACCTACCAGCCCAAGGACGAGGAGGGCGAGCAGCTGCCGCCCGAGTCCACGCGGGTGCAGATCAAGGCCGAGGACGCTCTGCGGGCGACCGCCGGGACACTGACGCGGCTCTTCGACGTGACCGCGACGAAGGACTGGGCGAACCGGTCCGCGGTCGCGGACGTGGTGGTCGACGGTACGGTGCTGTTGCCCCAAGTGCCCGTCCCGTACCTGTTGTTCCTGGAGAAGCAGCTCACCGACCTGCACACCTTCGTGCGCAAGCTGCCGGTGCTCGACGCCTCCGAGTCGTGGAACCTGGACCCCTCGACGGACTCGTGGAAGACGGACCCGGTGCGGACCATCCGCACGAAGAAGGTTCCGCGCAACCACGTGAAGGCCGAGGCCACGGAGAAGCACCCGGCGCAGGTCGAGGTGTACTACGAGGACGTCCCGGTCGGTTACTGGACCACGGTGAAGTTCTCCGGCGCGCTGCCTGCCCGGCGGGTCAACGAGCTCCTCGACCGGGTCGAGAAGCTCCAGCAGTCCGTCAAGTTCGCCCGCGAGGAGGCGAACAGCACCGAGGTCACCGACCAGCGGGTCGGCGACGCGGTGTTCGGCTACCTCTTCCGGTAG
- a CDS encoding cadmium resistance transporter, whose product MNLGIVGQAVGLFAVTNIDDILVLSVFFAQGAGDHGSDRRIVIGQYLGFAAILAVAVAAAFGATFLPGPAIPYLGLLPLALGLKAAWQAWKHRHDEDDEQGPTGGGPKAVEVAAVTFANGGDNIGVYVPVFATAGVGGMSVYVIVFLILVAVWCFAGRFFATRPVIAQVLSRRGHILLPLVLIGIGLLILIEGGAFGL is encoded by the coding sequence GTGAACCTGGGTATTGTCGGGCAGGCCGTCGGCCTGTTCGCCGTCACCAACATCGACGACATCCTGGTCCTGTCCGTGTTCTTTGCCCAGGGCGCCGGAGACCACGGCTCCGACCGCCGGATCGTCATCGGCCAGTACCTCGGCTTCGCCGCCATCCTCGCCGTCGCTGTCGCCGCGGCTTTCGGTGCCACCTTCCTTCCCGGGCCGGCCATCCCCTACCTCGGTCTGCTGCCCCTCGCTCTCGGCTTGAAGGCGGCCTGGCAAGCGTGGAAGCACCGTCACGACGAGGACGACGAACAGGGGCCCACCGGGGGCGGACCGAAGGCGGTGGAAGTCGCCGCGGTGACCTTCGCCAACGGCGGCGACAACATCGGCGTCTACGTCCCTGTCTTCGCCACGGCCGGCGTCGGCGGCATGAGCGTGTATGTGATCGTCTTCCTGATCCTGGTGGCCGTGTGGTGCTTCGCAGGCCGGTTCTTCGCCACCCGCCCCGTCATCGCCCAGGTACTCAGCCGGCGGGGCCACATCCTGCTGCCCCTGGTCCTGATCGGTATCGGCCTGCTCATCCTCATCGAGGGTGGCGCCTTCGGCCTCTAG
- a CDS encoding MFS transporter — translation MTVKGARASHPLREAPFARLWVSGLLTEIGKWVLQLALPLYVLALTHSPLVTSVVAMLGLLPSFVVAPLAGTLVDRFEQRRFLVAVGMGQAAMLTPLLWVRDAGDLWMIYLVAGSEAILTVAFESVKNVALSTFVDPEQLVGANAAISLNASLGRLVGSPLGGLLLSWAGLHTVLAFAAASFLIASALAWTIPRRATARPTAAENTGFWAGLGETLRTIRYVPTLRGTFICVALLSVAQGMFVVLFLLFVTDLLGGGDAQAGLLRGVQAVGGFLGTVTVGLLTRKLAAPRLLTVGVLTFAAVSAVTWNLSLTSLGFAVYAVLFAAAGVPAVWLAAAWLSLVQQSSPLPLRGRVMACVLGLSDGLQALGMLAAGLLTGVMGTLSALNVQAALLLAAGLLTFRTLPRRLAPAKAPEPASASIGVPGIGPAGRQAS, via the coding sequence GTGACCGTGAAGGGAGCGCGCGCATCCCACCCTCTGCGCGAAGCCCCTTTCGCCCGCCTGTGGGTGTCCGGCCTGCTGACCGAGATCGGCAAGTGGGTCCTGCAATTGGCGCTCCCCCTCTACGTACTGGCCCTGACCCACTCCCCCCTGGTCACCTCGGTCGTGGCGATGCTCGGCCTGCTGCCGAGCTTCGTCGTCGCTCCTCTGGCGGGCACCCTCGTCGACCGCTTCGAACAGCGCCGCTTCCTGGTCGCTGTCGGTATGGGCCAGGCGGCGATGCTGACCCCCCTTCTGTGGGTCCGGGACGCGGGCGACCTGTGGATGATCTACCTCGTCGCCGGGTCGGAGGCGATACTCACCGTGGCCTTCGAATCGGTGAAGAACGTGGCACTGTCCACCTTCGTCGACCCGGAGCAACTGGTCGGCGCCAACGCCGCGATCAGTCTCAACGCCTCGCTCGGCAGGCTCGTCGGCAGCCCGCTGGGCGGACTGCTCCTGAGCTGGGCGGGACTTCACACGGTTCTGGCCTTCGCCGCGGCGTCGTTCCTCATCGCCTCCGCACTCGCATGGACGATCCCACGCAGGGCGACAGCGCGACCGACGGCCGCGGAGAACACCGGGTTCTGGGCAGGACTGGGAGAGACACTCCGCACGATCAGGTACGTCCCGACCCTGCGCGGCACGTTCATCTGCGTGGCGCTGCTGTCGGTCGCCCAGGGGATGTTCGTCGTCCTCTTCCTGCTCTTCGTCACCGACCTGCTCGGCGGCGGAGACGCCCAGGCGGGCCTGCTGCGAGGCGTGCAGGCCGTGGGCGGCTTCCTGGGGACCGTGACAGTGGGCCTGCTGACCAGGAAACTGGCGGCTCCGCGACTGCTGACCGTCGGCGTGCTGACCTTCGCCGCCGTCAGCGCGGTGACCTGGAACCTGTCCCTGACCTCCCTGGGATTCGCGGTGTACGCCGTACTGTTCGCCGCCGCCGGCGTCCCCGCCGTGTGGCTGGCAGCCGCATGGCTCTCGCTCGTCCAGCAGTCGTCGCCGCTCCCCCTGCGAGGACGCGTGATGGCCTGCGTCCTCGGCCTCTCCGACGGCCTCCAGGCCCTCGGCATGCTCGCCGCCGGTCTGCTGACCGGAGTCATGGGCACCCTGAGCGCGCTCAACGTGCAGGCCGCGTTGCTCCTTGCCGCCGGACTGCTCACCTTCCGCACGCTGCCCCGCCGCCTCGCTCCCGCCAAGGCACCGGAGCCGGCGTCGGCGTCGATCGGCGTTCCAGGCATCGGACCGGCTGGACGCCAGGCATCCTGA
- a CDS encoding helix-turn-helix domain-containing protein, whose translation MPGSPPPRRRLSDSRQLRALAHPLRLAVLQYLMAVGPRTASECAAEVGSTASNVSWHLRHLAEYGLVEPAEATDQRERPWRAAQVGLDFGAISVDPVVMAEQDALIAGGLAEEARLTQRFLDHRETLDPRWLTAARLDSLVLRATPEEMGELAEQIVSILRPFLAPVRQDPPPDAELGYVGLRFLPRLDSTGQTG comes from the coding sequence ATGCCTGGAAGTCCGCCTCCCCGCAGGCGTCTCAGCGATTCGCGGCAGCTGCGCGCGTTGGCGCACCCCTTGCGGCTGGCCGTGCTGCAGTACCTCATGGCGGTCGGACCACGGACGGCCAGTGAGTGTGCGGCAGAGGTCGGGTCCACGGCCTCCAACGTCAGCTGGCACCTGCGCCATCTCGCCGAGTACGGCTTGGTCGAGCCGGCCGAGGCGACCGACCAGCGCGAGCGCCCCTGGCGGGCGGCGCAGGTCGGCCTGGACTTCGGCGCGATCAGCGTCGACCCGGTCGTCATGGCCGAGCAGGACGCGCTGATCGCCGGCGGCCTCGCGGAGGAGGCCCGGCTGACCCAGCGTTTCCTCGATCACCGGGAAACCCTCGACCCCCGATGGCTCACCGCCGCACGACTGGACAGCCTGGTCCTGCGGGCCACTCCGGAGGAGATGGGGGAGCTGGCCGAGCAGATCGTCTCGATCTTGCGGCCCTTCCTGGCGCCGGTACGGCAGGATCCGCCGCCGGACGCGGAGCTGGGTTACGTGGGACTGCGATTCCTGCCGCGCCTCGACTCGACGGGGCAAACCGGGTGA
- a CDS encoding cryptochrome/photolyase family protein: MAPRTHWLFGDQLGPHFLDPRHDGPDRDAPVVMIEARSVLRRRRFHRAKAHLVLSAMRHRAAELGDRVRYVRAETYTQGLAEVPGRGRDRLTVCHPTSRAALALVTSLERVQVLPAKGFLVPHADFARWAEGHAGGLRMEGFYRWVRTQHDLLMDAGEPAGGRWNLDHDNREPPPRGAAALDVARPWSPEEDEIDAEVRRDLDRWESDGDVSFVGRDGPRRFPVTRREALAALRHFTGHRLRDFGRYEDAMLAADPVMSHSLLSSSLNLGLLDPAECVERAESAWRAGDAPLNSVEGFVRQIAGWREYVWQLYWHFGEEYRGRNALGHREPLPGWFLDLDADAVTANCLSTVLAQVRDTGWTHHIPRLMVLGSRALQDGWDPAAVTDWFHRCFVDGYDWVMLPNVVGMSQYADGGMMTTKPYTSGGAYIHRMSDLCGPCAYRPTDRVGERACPYSTGYWAFLHRHRAELAGNHRMARAVQGLDRLKDLPELLKQADARGGQAP; encoded by the coding sequence ATGGCACCCCGTACGCACTGGCTCTTCGGCGACCAGCTCGGTCCGCACTTCCTGGACCCGCGGCACGACGGGCCCGACCGTGACGCCCCGGTGGTGATGATCGAGGCGCGTTCCGTGCTGCGCCGGCGGCGCTTCCACCGGGCGAAGGCGCATCTGGTGCTGTCCGCGATGCGGCACCGTGCGGCCGAACTGGGGGACAGGGTCCGGTACGTTCGCGCGGAGACGTATACGCAGGGACTGGCCGAGGTGCCGGGCCGTGGCAGGGACCGGCTGACGGTCTGTCATCCGACCTCACGTGCCGCGCTGGCCCTGGTCACCTCCCTGGAGCGGGTGCAGGTGCTGCCCGCGAAGGGCTTTCTGGTGCCGCACGCCGACTTCGCGCGATGGGCGGAAGGGCACGCCGGCGGACTGCGGATGGAGGGTTTCTACCGGTGGGTCCGCACGCAACACGACCTGCTGATGGACGCCGGCGAGCCCGCGGGCGGCCGGTGGAACCTCGACCACGACAACCGCGAGCCCCCACCGCGCGGAGCCGCAGCCCTGGACGTGGCGCGGCCGTGGAGCCCGGAGGAGGACGAGATCGACGCGGAGGTCCGCCGCGACCTCGACCGCTGGGAGAGCGACGGCGACGTCTCCTTCGTCGGCCGTGACGGACCACGGCGTTTCCCGGTCACCCGGCGCGAGGCGCTGGCCGCGCTGCGGCACTTCACCGGCCACCGGCTGCGCGACTTCGGCCGTTACGAGGACGCCATGCTCGCCGCCGACCCCGTGATGAGCCACAGCCTGCTGTCGAGTTCGCTCAATCTGGGGCTGCTCGATCCTGCCGAGTGTGTGGAGCGTGCCGAGAGCGCCTGGCGCGCCGGTGACGCGCCGCTCAACAGCGTCGAGGGCTTCGTCCGGCAGATCGCCGGCTGGCGCGAGTATGTCTGGCAGTTGTACTGGCACTTCGGTGAGGAGTACCGGGGTCGCAACGCGCTGGGACACCGCGAGCCGCTGCCCGGCTGGTTCCTCGATCTGGACGCCGACGCGGTCACGGCGAACTGCCTGTCCACGGTGCTGGCCCAGGTGCGCGACACCGGTTGGACCCACCACATCCCGCGCCTGATGGTGCTCGGCAGCCGCGCGCTCCAGGACGGCTGGGACCCGGCGGCAGTCACCGACTGGTTCCACCGCTGCTTCGTGGACGGCTACGACTGGGTGATGCTGCCCAATGTCGTGGGCATGTCGCAGTACGCCGACGGCGGCATGATGACCACCAAGCCGTACACGTCCGGCGGCGCGTACATTCACCGGATGAGCGATCTGTGCGGCCCCTGCGCGTACAGGCCCACCGATCGCGTCGGCGAGCGCGCCTGCCCGTACAGCACCGGCTACTGGGCCTTCCTGCACCGCCATCGGGCGGAACTGGCCGGCAACCACCGGATGGCCCGAGCCGTCCAGGGCCTGGACCGGCTGAAGGACCTGCCCGAACTCCTGAAGCAGGCAGACGCACGCGGCGGACAGGCGCCGTGA
- a CDS encoding spore photoproduct lyase family protein, which yields MTPRPDEPPQPDALFGPDDLVLPTTHRRPEPPAVPAARALLDIREIHAEPQAMASDRGSEILARFPQARVVEVASHWRIPHLHGNEGNISRWVRVKTEVLVLGVRKTFTIRPNGRSADWIAPGLSNGCTMACAYCYVPRRKGYANPITVFTNPRDVVAHLGRHIARQGHKREPNQCDPHAWVYDIGENGDCSADALISDNTLDLVAAFRHWPTAKASFATKYVNPALLAYDPQGRTRVRLSVMPPVDSRLLDIRTTPVPERIATAGDLLEAGYEVHFNLSPVVLRPGWESAWAELLRQMDDVLPQAVKAQAAAEVIMLTHNEDLHEVNLGWHPRAEDVLWQPPVQEPKRSQNGDTNLRYRGPVKHAAVTRLGELIAAHAPWLRIRYAF from the coding sequence ATGACGCCCCGCCCCGACGAGCCGCCGCAGCCGGACGCGCTCTTCGGCCCGGACGATCTCGTACTGCCGACCACCCATCGCCGCCCGGAACCCCCTGCCGTCCCGGCCGCCCGCGCGCTGCTGGACATCCGCGAGATCCACGCGGAGCCGCAGGCCATGGCCTCCGACCGGGGCAGCGAGATCCTGGCCCGCTTCCCGCAGGCCCGTGTCGTCGAGGTCGCCTCGCACTGGCGCATCCCTCACCTGCACGGCAACGAAGGCAACATCAGCCGCTGGGTCCGGGTCAAGACCGAGGTGCTGGTGCTCGGAGTGCGCAAAACGTTCACCATCCGTCCCAACGGCCGCTCCGCCGACTGGATCGCCCCCGGTCTGTCCAACGGCTGCACGATGGCCTGCGCCTACTGCTACGTACCCCGGCGCAAGGGCTACGCGAACCCGATCACCGTCTTCACCAACCCCCGCGACGTCGTCGCCCACCTCGGTCGTCACATCGCCCGCCAGGGCCACAAACGGGAACCGAACCAGTGCGATCCGCACGCCTGGGTCTACGACATCGGCGAGAACGGCGACTGCTCCGCCGATGCGCTCATCAGCGACAACACTCTCGACCTCGTCGCCGCCTTCCGCCACTGGCCCACAGCCAAGGCGTCCTTCGCGACCAAGTACGTCAACCCGGCACTGCTCGCGTACGACCCGCAGGGGCGTACCCGGGTGCGGCTGTCGGTGATGCCCCCGGTCGATTCCCGCCTGCTGGACATCCGCACCACCCCGGTGCCCGAGCGCATCGCCACAGCGGGCGACCTCCTCGAAGCGGGCTACGAAGTGCACTTCAACCTCTCACCCGTCGTCCTGCGCCCCGGATGGGAGAGCGCCTGGGCCGAGCTGCTCCGGCAGATGGACGACGTACTGCCGCAGGCCGTCAAGGCCCAGGCGGCGGCCGAGGTGATCATGCTGACCCACAACGAGGACCTGCACGAGGTCAACCTGGGATGGCACCCACGCGCCGAGGACGTCCTGTGGCAGCCGCCCGTCCAGGAACCCAAGCGCTCGCAGAACGGCGACACCAACCTGCGCTATCGCGGCCCGGTCAAGCACGCCGCAGTGACCCGACTCGGCGAACTCATCGCCGCACACGCGCCCTGGCTCCGCATCCGCTACGCCTTCTAG
- a CDS encoding NIPSNAP family protein codes for MITCVVRYVIDPKKIASFEQFGRRWMELVQAHGGTHHGYFLPAEGASDEALALFSFPSLAVYEEYRQLFGQDPEFIEADRIRDDSGCVVRYDRTFMRPLLPDDPAR; via the coding sequence ATGATCACATGCGTCGTGCGATACGTCATCGACCCGAAGAAGATCGCGTCTTTCGAGCAGTTCGGTCGCCGCTGGATGGAACTGGTGCAGGCGCACGGTGGTACGCACCACGGCTACTTCCTACCCGCGGAGGGGGCGAGCGACGAGGCTCTGGCCCTGTTCAGCTTTCCCAGTCTCGCTGTCTACGAGGAGTACCGACAACTGTTTGGCCAGGACCCTGAGTTCATCGAGGCGGACCGCATTCGCGACGACAGCGGATGTGTAGTGCGCTATGACCGCACCTTCATGCGTCCGTTGCTTCCCGACGACCCTGCCCGATGA
- a CDS encoding TIGR00730 family Rossman fold protein, producing the protein MRRLAVFLASSNGHDPAHAALAAGVGTELARQGIGIVYGGGRRGLMGVVADSALKAGGEVIGVMPRSMIEREWAHEGVTELLMCDSMHERKALMAEHADAFVALPGGLGTLEEIFEVWSWRQLGFHTKPIGFLDAGGFWTPLLSALRDIADSGFLPPSTLDDLAVAPDLPGLLEALQERLRSTPQPAHGENLR; encoded by the coding sequence ATGCGTCGTCTCGCCGTCTTTCTCGCCTCGTCCAACGGACACGACCCGGCGCACGCCGCGCTGGCCGCCGGCGTTGGCACAGAGCTGGCCCGTCAAGGCATCGGCATCGTCTACGGCGGTGGCCGCCGGGGCCTGATGGGCGTGGTGGCGGACAGCGCGCTCAAGGCGGGTGGCGAAGTCATCGGTGTCATGCCGCGCAGCATGATCGAACGGGAGTGGGCGCACGAAGGCGTGACGGAGCTGCTCATGTGCGACTCGATGCATGAGCGCAAGGCGCTCATGGCCGAGCATGCCGACGCCTTCGTCGCCCTGCCCGGCGGTCTCGGCACCCTGGAGGAGATCTTCGAGGTGTGGTCCTGGCGGCAGCTCGGATTCCACACCAAGCCCATCGGCTTCCTTGACGCCGGAGGCTTCTGGACGCCGCTGCTCAGCGCCCTGCGCGACATCGCCGACTCTGGCTTCCTCCCTCCATCCACGCTGGACGACCTCGCCGTTGCCCCCGATCTGCCCGGTTTGCTGGAAGCGCTGCAGGAGCGGCTCCGCAGCACCCCGCAGCCCGCGCACGGGGAGAATCTTCGGTAG
- a CDS encoding alkaline phosphatase family protein has translation MQVTRRRRVDKQRPGVLGRRIGRVPLVTAGIVAVAVAAGGTAFARTDQFGTQQVGQTTAKGQVISSDQYIAPYGDRLVVNDGKIMSSTVSPDGTHLAASVTDGGGVLSIVDLKGWKTQQLVGSGATSVPRVTGNDVGQEGPTYSPDGKQLWLGRTDGYTKFTVNADGSVTNPVTVPIPADGPKHALVGAAVFSADGATVYAAVNGQNRVVAINAATGAVQQSWPVGNAPRGMVQVGNSLYVSNEGGRPARPGETTINSYNTQVPADPVTGATTTGTVSVINVKKPAAAVKTVAVGLHPTALYAKKGAVFVTNTASNDVSVIKTANNKVVQTIATRPWPEASVGYEPDAVTLTDDGHLLVTLGRANAVAVYRYTSPQEPVSYVGLLPTDYFPAEIATVGKQVVVSNTRGVDARRPTTAAGHGTHDTTSSLTRFTLPSDKTVKSQTDKVFKQNGWTSGSVKLAKGKSKAKPVPVPVKLGDPSTIKHVFLLVKENRTYDQVLGDMPQGNGDPSLTQFGENVTPNQHALSEQFGLYDNTYDIGTNSAEGHNWLMQSDNPEYTESSAGEYLRSYDTEDDALGHQKSGFLWSGAQAAGKSVRDFGEFHQFLTKPTGSSWQNLYCDTKNMAATGQPSAYSLVSSSPIPSLNSVSVPAFPKFDTSVPDVYREEIWKQDFEKNGPANLNMFWLSSDHTGGPAGPAAQVADNDLAVGKMVDEISHSKYWKDSAIFVVEDDSQAGLDHVDGHRAPIQIISPYAQRGAVDSHYYSQITMIRTIEQILGIHPMNQKDSAATPMTGAFTKKANTKPFNALANRTSLTDGLATPPTCGLDTPAPQDPTAAAVPTTKVPAGMKPLASQWNSWKSHQRLTGPNAVPDYANPAQLNHLTWYQTHNWSRPYPGEKKIFAPKDVPGAYIPSAESDG, from the coding sequence ATGCAGGTAACGCGCCGCAGGCGTGTCGACAAGCAGCGGCCCGGGGTGCTCGGCAGACGCATCGGCCGCGTCCCCCTGGTGACGGCCGGCATCGTCGCCGTCGCTGTCGCGGCCGGGGGCACTGCCTTCGCCCGGACGGATCAGTTCGGCACCCAGCAGGTCGGCCAGACCACCGCCAAGGGCCAGGTCATCTCCAGCGACCAGTACATCGCCCCGTACGGCGACCGTCTCGTCGTCAACGACGGCAAGATCATGTCGTCGACGGTCAGCCCGGACGGCACTCATCTCGCGGCCTCGGTCACCGACGGCGGCGGTGTGCTGTCGATCGTGGACCTGAAGGGCTGGAAGACGCAGCAGCTCGTCGGCAGCGGCGCCACGTCGGTTCCGCGCGTCACGGGCAACGACGTGGGCCAGGAAGGCCCGACGTACTCGCCCGACGGCAAGCAGCTGTGGCTGGGCCGCACGGACGGCTACACCAAGTTCACCGTGAACGCGGACGGCAGTGTCACCAACCCGGTCACCGTCCCGATCCCGGCGGACGGGCCCAAGCACGCGCTCGTCGGCGCGGCCGTGTTCTCGGCGGACGGGGCGACCGTGTACGCGGCGGTCAACGGACAGAACCGGGTCGTGGCCATCAACGCGGCGACCGGCGCCGTCCAGCAGAGCTGGCCGGTGGGCAACGCGCCGCGCGGCATGGTCCAGGTCGGCAACAGCCTGTACGTCAGCAACGAGGGCGGCCGCCCGGCGCGACCCGGCGAGACCACGATCAACTCGTACAACACGCAGGTGCCGGCCGACCCGGTGACCGGGGCCACGACCACCGGCACGGTCAGCGTCATCAACGTGAAGAAGCCGGCCGCCGCCGTCAAGACCGTCGCCGTCGGTCTGCACCCGACGGCGCTGTACGCGAAGAAGGGCGCGGTGTTCGTCACCAACACCGCCAGCAACGACGTGTCGGTCATCAAGACCGCCAACAACAAGGTCGTGCAGACCATTGCCACCCGCCCCTGGCCGGAGGCGTCCGTGGGCTACGAGCCCGACGCGGTGACACTCACCGACGACGGCCACCTGCTGGTGACGCTCGGCCGCGCCAACGCGGTCGCCGTCTACCGGTACACCAGCCCCCAGGAGCCGGTCAGTTACGTCGGTTTGCTGCCCACCGACTACTTCCCGGCGGAGATCGCGACCGTCGGCAAGCAGGTGGTGGTCTCCAACACCCGTGGTGTCGACGCCCGTCGCCCCACCACCGCCGCCGGGCACGGCACCCACGACACGACGTCCAGCCTGACCCGCTTCACGCTGCCCAGCGACAAGACCGTCAAGTCCCAGACGGACAAGGTCTTCAAGCAGAACGGCTGGACCAGCGGCTCGGTCAAGCTGGCCAAGGGGAAGAGCAAGGCGAAGCCCGTACCCGTCCCGGTGAAGCTAGGCGACCCTTCGACGATCAAGCACGTGTTCCTGCTGGTCAAGGAGAACCGGACCTACGACCAGGTCCTCGGTGACATGCCGCAGGGCAACGGAGATCCTTCGCTGACGCAGTTCGGCGAGAACGTGACGCCCAACCAGCACGCGCTCTCCGAGCAGTTCGGCCTGTACGACAACACGTACGACATCGGCACGAACTCCGCCGAGGGGCACAACTGGCTGATGCAGTCGGACAATCCCGAGTACACCGAGTCCTCCGCCGGCGAGTACCTGCGCAGTTACGACACCGAGGACGACGCCCTCGGCCACCAGAAGTCCGGCTTCCTCTGGAGCGGCGCGCAGGCGGCCGGCAAGTCGGTGCGGGACTTCGGCGAGTTCCACCAGTTCCTGACCAAGCCGACCGGTTCGAGCTGGCAGAACCTGTACTGCGACACCAAGAACATGGCAGCGACGGGGCAGCCGAGCGCGTACTCATTGGTCTCCTCGTCACCGATCCCCTCGCTCAACAGCGTCTCGGTACCGGCCTTCCCGAAGTTCGACACCAGCGTCCCGGACGTGTACCGGGAGGAGATCTGGAAGCAGGACTTCGAGAAGAACGGCCCGGCGAACCTGAACATGTTCTGGCTCTCCAGCGACCACACCGGTGGCCCCGCGGGCCCGGCGGCCCAGGTCGCCGACAACGACCTCGCGGTCGGCAAGATGGTCGACGAGATCTCGCACAGCAAGTACTGGAAGGACTCGGCGATCTTCGTCGTCGAGGACGACTCGCAGGCCGGCCTCGACCATGTCGACGGCCACCGCGCACCGATCCAGATCATCAGCCCGTACGCCCAGCGCGGCGCCGTCGACAGCCACTACTACTCGCAGATCACGATGATCCGCACCATCGAGCAGATCCTCGGGATCCACCCGATGAACCAGAAGGACAGCGCGGCCACCCCGATGACCGGGGCGTTCACCAAGAAGGCGAACACCAAGCCCTTCAACGCCCTGGCCAACCGGACCTCGCTGACCGACGGCCTGGCGACCCCGCCCACCTGTGGCCTGGACACCCCGGCGCCGCAGGACCCGACTGCTGCGGCCGTGCCGACGACCAAGGTCCCGGCCGGCATGAAGCCGCTCGCCTCGCAGTGGAACAGTTGGAAGTCGCACCAGCGGCTGACCGGCCCCAACGCGGTGCCCGACTACGCCAACCCGGCGCAGCTGAATCACCTCACCTGGTACCAGACGCACAACTGGAGCCGGCCCTATCCCGGCGAGAAGAAGATCTTCGCGCCCAAGGACGTGCCCGGCGCCTACATCCCGTCCGCCGAATCCGACGGCTGA